AATGAAATAAGGTGTTTATAACACCCTACATCTACATGAATTAATGTGTTCGAGACGTTTATAAGATTGAGTAagtaattaatatatatataaaaattacaagattaatttattgatttgTTGTAGATTTGACCCAATTTGTGAAAAGTACTCAGTATTTTGTCAACATTATCGCACGGTCGGGTAAAGTTATGACATTGTACTCGACCATTTTTTTTCCCATATTCCTCTTTGTTAAAAAAATATACATAACAATATCAAAATGTAAATTCTGTGTatgtaattttttaatatatacgaatttttaaaaagaaaatttgaTATTCTAATTTATGTTCCATACAGAATCAAAAGAAAGatgttaattattttttaaattaaaaagaaTATAGCAATTAAgtaatttgaaaaataaattgacTTTAACAATTTTAGATTGTAAcctaattaaaaatataaatcaaaattattttatataattaaaattatatatgaatttaattttttttgaatataaCAATGAAGTTCTTGTAATTGTTTAATTTGATATGAAACAATTCAtgttattataaaatttattttcatatttgaaattataatatataaatgaAATTATATATGATTTGATTGGAGTTATTTTATGttaaaaatgaaaaattaattatattgatcacataaattatcgtattatttatttcataaaaaaattaaagcattagaattttatgtaataatattaatgaatattttatcaaatttaaaaaatGTTTGGCACGTGAATTCAATATATATGATCAATGAATTTGTATATGAAAAAAGttgaaaaaattcaaaaaaaataatgattaaaataacGCTACATTAATCTCTGTACTtggaaaataaaataatatgtagtATGACACTAACCCTACTACACACAATACATATTTTAAAATACATATCTCATGTATAAATATTAGTTttgcatatattattaattaaacaaTGTCACAAATAATTTAACAATATTATACTTTCAACACCGAGAAATTTGTGAATGAGCTGAGATATCTTCTACATCATATACAACAAGTTTTTATCGCCTGACATTCATATATATGAACTACGCAAATTATAATTAATAACCACATATTTGACTTAGAGAtcatatataattaaaatatttattattaacaGAATTATCAATCgtgaaaaaagaagaagaaaaattaGAACACAATAAATCATAACTCTAAAGTCTAAATATTCATTGAATATAAACTATTTACAGTTCTATTTtttgtatattttaattaaattattaaggACGGTACTTTATTTTAAtcacaaaaaaattaaatttgaaaaactTTATATGCCAAATTTCGATATATTCTTTGAAAACAGCGCATGCCTTGTACAGTCAAATTTAAATTTAGTCGATAGTCCTTCAATTTTTTTAACAGAATTAAATAATAAATGGCCTAAAAGTACGATAATATAACATAAATATTTTTGAGTTAGAATGACCAAACTGTAAAATGTCATTTAACAAGGGAAAACAAATATAACTAGTCGATTATAATAAGGGTTTACAAAGCGGCGGGTCATCAAGTAGTCCATAAAGTTCACTCATCACTGTGTGTAGTATCTAATCTACTATCTGTATATTTATATAGCTGAACCCATTCGTGTCTCTGGAGTTGTTGTAATGGCGGCTGTAACAACACAATCCTCGTCATTTCACACTCTCAAACCATCTCTTGTCTCCCCAAACAACTCCACATGtttcaaaaccctaattctaagTACCCCAAGACAACCTAGTAACTCTAAATTAGTTGTGTCTTGTTCAGCTAGCAGTAATCTCGATAAGCAACATCTCAATgacaacaacaacagcaatagTACTTTCTCCATTCTTGATCCAGCTTCACCTAGATCAAAGTAAGTTTTTCCAGTTTGATTATTGTCTTATTTTAATTGGTTTTGTGTAAATTCTGTTATGTATATTTCAGTTGTTATCATTTATGTGTGTTTTGGAAACTTGGTTTATATAAATGTTGAAGATTGAGATTATAACGAAATGAGTTGGTTTCGGTTAATTGAGGGGTTGGGTACCGATTTAGAGGCTTTCGATTAGGACATGTTTGTTAGGATGAGTTAGAATTCAGGTACTACTGTAAAGTATAGGTGTTTGGTTGTTATGTGGAGTTGAGAATGTTCGAGCTACTAATCCACAGTTGTTAAAAATTTTATGCGTGGTGGAAATTGTTGATACAATTATCTAAACAAGATATTTACCTCTTAAATTTTGTGCTTTTCCTGCTTTTTGTTCTGTCCTTAAGTTTCTTATGTTATGAAGTCTTATTGCTGTAGTGGACCAATTTGTTAATGTACCATTGAGACATTTTTAATTAACATGATGACTTGAGCCCTTTTTGCAACCCACACTACTAGGTCAGCAGCTTTATTTTTAGTGATTACAATTAAGAGTTGTTTTCCTCTACTTGCTGCATCAAAACCGAATCACAAGCATCTGACAAAAAAACGTTTGAGTAAGAATTGTAATCTGCATACCTTATGCTTTGCATAAATATAGGGGGCGAATCCGTATGGTTTAGCTAATACAGAGCATATATTATATATGATGTGAATGCAACTTTTGTCAATTATTTTTCTACATTATTAATTCAGGGTGAGGCGCCACTCAATTTCGGTTTTTGTTGGCGATGAAAGTGGAATGATAAATCGGATTGCAGGAGTCTTTGCACGAAGAGGGTATAACATCGAGTCTCTTGCTGTTGGATTAAATAAAGACAAGGCTCTCTTTACTATAGTTGTGTCGGGTACTGAAAAGGTGTTACAACAAGTGATGGAACAGCTACAGAAGCTCGTTAATGTTTTGAAGGTCGTTAAGCTAATATTCGTATGCAGTTGCACAGCATATGTTAGTATTTACATGCTTCAGTGCTAGCCAGTTGATAACCTTATGATTCATTAACCAGGTTGAAGATCTTTCACAAGAGCCACAGGTAGAGCGTGAACTAATGCTCATAAAGATTAATGCAGACCCGAAGTATCGGGCAGAGGTAATTAGTACTGATGTTGCTAAACAATAAATATTATTACCAACAACAGGATAATGAAGTTGCTATACGCAAGTCCCTGTCATTTCACAACCCTTCTTTTTCTCTATGTTTCACTAGAGCTATTTCTGTTTATGCTTTAGGTCATATGGTTAGTGGACATATTCAGAGCAAAAGTTGTGGACATTTCAGAGCATTCGTTGACAATTGAGGTGATTTCTAATGCACTTAATTCATGTAGCAAATGTGCAGCGAGCCCAAGTCTTTTGGTACATTCAATATATTTAAAATGATTCCTATACATGTTTAGACACTGGACAGTGTAGTTTAGTGATCAGTTTTTATAGTCTTCAACCGATTTAAAACTCATCTATCCGACAGAGCCTCACCACCCATGTTACCACCACCATCAAGTAAAAGGgaatttgtaattttttttggCGGGTTATTTATCTCTTGTTACCCTCATATGGGGAACAAGAAGCTGCCAATGTTGGACATGGGAAATCATCTCATGGTTTGACTGGAGGTAACTTATACCCCTCGAGTTTTAAAAATAATCTGTTTTTTTTACCATTTCTAAGTAACAGGAATTTAAAATGTTTAACTGTTATGATAATTTTCTCATATCAAAATCATATTGACAAATCTACACTAGTGGAATCTATTCAAAGACTTGATTGGGCATCTTCTTTTCCAAAGTATTACTATTATGATTTACGAGGGCATGTACCAAACAAACAGTTAATTACGTTCATGCACAGAAGGTTTTGTGTACTTAATATTAATCCTCAAAGTACTTATATCGATCCAGGTAACTGGTGATCCTGGAAAGATGGTTGCAGTGCAAAGAAATCTAAGCAAGTTTGGAATTAGAGAAATTGCTAGAACCGGAAAGGTTGGTTGTTTTTAACTACGAGATAACATCATACCggcattttcttcaccatctctgtATTTCATGTTTGAGCACTATTAGACGCATATTTCTGACCTCTGTTCAAAAAAAAAATGGGAATGTATAAAGATATTTAAAATGGATTTCAGTTtctaataattctaataattgtAATAATTTCTAAACTGGCTTGTTGTTATATTAGATTGCCTTGAGAAGGGAAAAGCTGGGCGAGTCTGCTCCCTTTTGGAGATTTTCAGCAGCTTCATATCCAGATCTTGAAGAAACCATGCCTATAGATACTCGCAAAGTGGCTAAAAAAGAATCACATTATGTTGATTCTGATACATTCCTTGGTGTAATTCTCCAAATTTTACTGCTGttgtttttaattttaaatttaatatatttcTTGAATCTAAACATCGGCTTGTATACGCCGGCGCTTCCCTGTCTTGAAGTTTGGAACGGCAATAAGTGATTTTGATTTATACATTTTTACATGATATTTACCGGAAAAAAAATTCCGGCTATTTGCTCATGATCCTATCTCCCTAGTCATCTCTGGTTTAATGCAATTGTATATGACAATGATAAGTGATCTTGTTTGTAGGGAGATGTATATCCAGTTGAGTCCAA
The sequence above is drawn from the Apium graveolens cultivar Ventura chromosome 2, ASM990537v1, whole genome shotgun sequence genome and encodes:
- the LOC141707200 gene encoding acetolactate synthase small subunit 1, chloroplastic-like, producing MAAVTTQSSSFHTLKPSLVSPNNSTCFKTLILSTPRQPSNSKLVVSCSASSNLDKQHLNDNNNSNSTFSILDPASPRSKVRRHSISVFVGDESGMINRIAGVFARRGYNIESLAVGLNKDKALFTIVVSGTEKVLQQVMEQLQKLVNVLKVEDLSQEPQVERELMLIKINADPKYRAEVIWLVDIFRAKVVDISEHSLTIEVTGDPGKMVAVQRNLSKFGIREIARTGKIALRREKLGESAPFWRFSAASYPDLEETMPIDTRKVAKKESHYVDSDTFLGGDVYPVESNSEASVKQVLDAHWGVLNDEDTTGLRSHTLSMLVNDVPGVLNIVTGVFARRGYNIQSLAVGHAEVEGLSRITTVVPGTDESISKLVQQLYKLIDLHEVRDITHLPFAERELMLIKIAVNATARRNVLDIASIFRAKAVDVSDHTITLELTGDLHKMVALQRLLEPYGICEVARTGRVALIRESGVDSNYLRGFSYPY